One Brassica oleracea var. oleracea cultivar TO1000 chromosome C7, BOL, whole genome shotgun sequence genomic window carries:
- the LOC106303362 gene encoding uncharacterized protein LOC106303362 codes for MTGFFWNVRGFNKEAKHKVVRQWIQNKGLQFGGLLETRVKESKSAQIVSTNLTGWLFVNNYELSRKGRIWVLWSSQVIVTPVFKSDQIITVSVLVEGEDEEILCSFVYAENTAEKRKELWDDIKSHQNSPMFKNKEWVIMEDFNEILDGDEHSSYQDSGLTTPGMRDFESVIQHCKLLDMGYQGPKFTWCNRRGEGTVCKKLDRILVNETWLNQRTQAYGIFEAGGCSDHLRGRFHLRAEAVGKRRPFIFSNVIAETPEFLDTVSDYWKDTTPLFQSTTDLFRFSKYLKGLKPLIRRLSKDKLGAFTKRVKEAYQDLCEKQEKVMLDPTQGNILTEQTAAERWQRVSNIEEKVFKKRSKLHWLQVGDRNNKAFYNAAKVRETRNAIREIKCSSGNIVTSQEEIKNEAERFFNEFLSLEPPGMEEKSVVISKISYPSAAMMSKGQC; via the coding sequence ATGACTGGGTTCTTCTGGAACGTGAGAGGATTTAACAAGGAAGCTAAGCACAAAGTCGTCCGTCAATGGATACAGAATAAGGGATTGCAGTTTGGTGGTCTGTTGGAAACTCGAGTCAAGGAGAGCAAATCAGCTCAAATTGTCTCAACAAATTTGACAGGCTGGTTATTTGTAAATAATTACGAGCTTAGTAGAAAAGGGAGGATATGGGTTCTTTGGAGTTCGCAAGTCATAGTGACCCCGGTCTTCAAATCTGATCAGATAATTACGGTTTCAGTTCTTGTGGAAGGAGAAGACGAGGAGATTCTCTGCTCCTTTGTCTATGCGGAAAACACTGCAGAGAAGAGAAAAGAGTTGTGGGATGATATCAAGTCTCATCAGAATTCACCAATGTTCAAAAACAAGGAATGGGTAATAATGGAAGACTTCAACGAGATACTAGATGGGGATGAGCACTCCAGCTACCAAGATTCGGGTCTGACTACTCCAGGGATGCGGGATTTTGAAAGTGTTATTCAACACTGCAAACTACTCGACATGGGTTATCAGGGTCCGAAGTTTACTTGGTGCAACAGAAGGGGCGAAGGAACAGTTTGCAAAAAACTGGATAGAATTCTGGTAAATGAGACCTGGCTCAACCAACGAACCCAAGCTTATGGCATTTTTGAGGCGGGAGGATGCTCAGATCACCTTCGGGGAAGATTTCACCTCCGGGCTGAGGCAGTGGGTAAGCGCAGACCTTTTATTTTCTCAAATGTCATTGCAGAAACTCCGGAGTTCTTGGACACAGTCTCGGACTATTGGAAAGATACAACACCTCTGTTCCAGTCCACAACTGATCTCTTCAGATTCTCTAAGTATCTCAAAGGCCTTAAACCTTTGATCCGAAGATTGAGCAAAGACAAGCTTGGAGCTTTTACGAAGCGGGTAAAAGAAGCTTACCAGGACCTATGCGAGAAACAAGAGAAGGTGATGTTAGACCCTACCCAAGGAAACATCTTAACAGAGCAAACGGCAGCTGAGAGATGGCAGAGGGTCTCAAATATTGAGGAGAAGGTCTTCAAGAAACGCTCTAAACTCCACTGGCTGCAAGTAGGAGATAGAAACAACAAAGCTTTCTACAATGCTGCAAAGGTCAGAGAAACCAGAAATGCTATCAGAGAAATCAAGTGTTCCTCGGGGAACATTGTCACTTCCCAAGAGGAGATCAAAAACGAGGCTGAGAGATTCTTCAACGAGTTCTTGTCTTTGGAACCTCCGGGTATGGAGGAGAAGTCAGTTGTGATCTCCAAGATCTCGTACCCTTCCGCTGCAATGATGAGCAAAGGGCAATGCTGA
- the LOC106303361 gene encoding uncharacterized protein LOC106303361, translated as MQQWITGLNTTCVLCNDTQESCSHLFFECRYSEQVWKKLVGGMMQEGYTADWTELVEIISKPWLNQTMTFLIRYTLQATLHVIWRERNLRRHGEQPHDAAHLVQFIDKTLRLKLLSVKGTGNKHFEENLMICFGSR; from the coding sequence ATGCAACAGTGGATAACGGGACTCAACACCACCTGCGTCCTCTGTAACGACACTCAGGAATCATGCTCCCACCTCTTCTTCGAGTGTCGCTACTCAGAACAGGTGTGGAAGAAGCTAGTAGGAGGAATGATGCAAGAGGGATACACTGCAGATTGGACTGAGTTAGTTGAGATTATATCCAAACCTTGGCTTAACCAAACGATGACATTCCTCATCCGTTACACTCTCCAAGCAACTCTTCATGTGATATGGAGAGAAAGAAACTTACGTAGGCATGGTGAACAGCCACATGATGCAGCTCATTTGGTCCAGTTTATCGACAAGACACTCAGGCTCAAGCTCCTTTCAGTCAAAGGAACAGGGAACAAACATTTTGAAGAGAATTTGATGATCTGTTTTGGGTCTAGATGA